From the genome of bacterium:
TTCTGCAAATTTTTCTATATTTTTTCTAAGATATAAAATTAAACCATCCTTAAAATTGAGAGAAGCCTCAATAAAGAAGTCGAGGTAGGTGTCGATTTTTCCTTCCAATTCTTTGGTTTTCTTCCAGATACTAAGCATAATCACCTCCAGAGAAATGATTGTAAATCTTATGAAAAATCAAGTCAAACAAGAGAGTGAAAGTGCAGAATTATTGACAATTCTAATAAGATGTGTTATATTTAACTTTGTAACAAGTTTTGAGAATCTGAAATAAAGGAGGTTTAGATGAAAAGGGGATTTACTTTGGTTGAGTTAGCGATAGTGTTAATCGTTATCGGCCTTATAATTGTTATAGTCTTAAGGGGACAGGGACTTGTGGAAAATGCCAGAATTTCAAGGCTAACGAGAGATTTCCAGGGAATTCAGGCAGGCTTTTATTCTTACTATGACAGGTACGGTATGTATCCCGGTGACGATTCTACTGCAGGAACGAGGTGGCCAGGAGAGGTAAGCGGTAATGGTAATGGTTACGTTGATCCATCAGAAGCACCTTATGTCTGGAGTCAC
Proteins encoded in this window:
- a CDS encoding prepilin-type N-terminal cleavage/methylation domain-containing protein, whose protein sequence is MKRGFTLVELAIVLIVIGLIIVIVLRGQGLVENARISRLTRDFQGIQAGFYSYYDRYGMYPGDDSTAGTRWPGEVSGNGNGYVDPSEAPYVWSH